In the Ursus arctos isolate Adak ecotype North America unplaced genomic scaffold, UrsArc2.0 scaffold_19, whole genome shotgun sequence genome, one interval contains:
- the LOC125282902 gene encoding LOW QUALITY PROTEIN: tripartite motif-containing protein 64C-like (The sequence of the model RefSeq protein was modified relative to this genomic sequence to represent the inferred CDS: inserted 2 bases in 2 codons): MDLDTLQSFQNETICSTCMNHYLDPVTIDCGHTXCSPCLCLCWKESQXPMCCPECRGVSEKSDFKTNIALKKLASLAKLARSYHVSSSKEQICVLHKKVKGLFCEADKNLLSRPCPESAEHVAHSHSPVQWAAEEYREKLLKRMGSLWNMTQEMQNELNQETSKLQSFEDYAALRKVMIKVQHQQMHLFLHEREHLCLETLEKEAKETVQQLKESEVRMTHQKESLTEMYRELTEMCHKPDVELLQDLGNVLQRYGSKLHPPIYEWCLREKLPDGGTCVKAPGPPLLCWLWCKLRDNALRLFFRGNSQRTVSDVLLQRILDTSQLLGVARPKANVRRENEEGSCGQRAPAPQDMEIPFANVLSQDASSSYRHLSKDAGSVMLGVAHQSISGESQGAKSFAAWGPQVFTSDRHY, translated from the exons ATGGATCTGGACACCTTGCAATCCTTTCAGAATGAAACCATCTGCTCCACCTGTATGAACCACTACTTAGACCCTGTCACCATTGACTGTGGGCACA GTTGCAGTCCCTGCCTGTGCCTCTGCTGGAAAGAATCCC ACCCAATGTGCTGCCCTGAATGCAGGGGAGTTTCAGAGAAGTCAGACTTCAAAACAAATATTGCACTCAAGAAGCTGGCTTCCCTTGCCAAACTGGCCCGATCTTACCATGTCAGCAGCTCCAAGGAGCAGATCTGTGTGCTGCACAAAAAAGTGAAGGGGCTATTCTGTGAGGCTGACAAGAACTTGCTCTCCAGGCCCTGTCCTGAATCAGCAGAGCATGTGGCTCATAGCCACAGTCCAGTGCAGTGGGCTGCTGAGGAATACAGG GAAAAACTTCTGAAGAGAATGGGTTCTTTATGGAACATGACTCAAGAAATGCAAAATGAGCTGAATCAAGAAACTAGCAAACTCCAGTCATTTGAG GACTATGCGGCCTTAAGGAAGGTAATGATCAAAGTGCAGCATCAGCAGATGCATCTGTTTCTCCATGAAAGGGAGCATCTCTGTCTGGAGACACTGGAGAAAGAAGCAAAGGAGACTGTCCAACAACTCAAGGAAAGTGAAGTCAGAATGACCCATCAGAAAGAAAGCCTGACAGAAATGTATAGAGAGCTGACTGAGATGTGCCACAAGCCTGATGTGGAGTTACTCCAG gaCTTGGGAAATGTATTGCAAAG atatggaagcaaactaCATCCGCCCATATATGAATGGTGTTTAAGAGAGAAGCTTCCAGATGGAGGGACTTGTGTGAAGGCACCAGGTCCCCCACTGCTGTGCTGGCTGTGGTGCAAACTCAGAGACAATGCTCTGAGGCTGTTCTTCAGAGGAAATTCACAAAGAACAGTCAGTGATGTTCTCCTACAACGAATTCTAGACACCTCACAGCTGCTGGGAGTAGCTCGCCCCAAGGCTAATGTG AGGAGGGAAAATGAAGAGGGTAGTTGTGGACAGAGAGCCCCTGCCCCTCAGGACATGGAAATCCCATTCGCTAATGTTCTGAGTCAGGATGCATCCAGTAGCTACAGGCACCTTTCTAAGGATGCTGGAAGTGTGATGCTTGGAGTCGCCCACCAAAGCATATCCGGAGAGTCCCAGGGTGCCAAGAGCTTTGCAGCCTGGGGACCTCAGGTCTTCACCTCTGATAGGCATTACTAG